The Populus trichocarpa isolate Nisqually-1 chromosome 11, P.trichocarpa_v4.1, whole genome shotgun sequence genome has a segment encoding these proteins:
- the LOC7495284 gene encoding universal stress protein PHOS32 isoform X4 produces MASSPSPKKNPPTESAVVVQVQPPSPRLHVTTPTTGAQRRIGIAVDLSDESAFAVKWAVQNYLRAGDAVILVHVSPTNVLYGADWGSLPIKENYNLDDQNEENQQKIEEDFNLFTSTKANDIAQPLVDANIPFKIHIVKDHDMKERLCLEVERLGFSAVVMGSRGFGASRKSSKGRLGSVSDYCVHHCVCPVIVVRFPDEKDGGAGEESERDGGATLCTVMEEEQEEHDMDANKRDK; encoded by the exons ATGGCATCTTCACCATCACCTAAGAAAAACCCACCAACAGAATCCGCCGTGGTGGTTCAAGTCCAACCCCCTTCCCCACGTTTACATGTCACCACTCCAACAACTGGTGCTCAAAGAAGAATAGGAATTGCTGTTGATCTCAGTGATGAAAGTGCTTTTGCTGTCAAATGGGCTGTTCAAAACTACTTACGTGCTGGTGATGCAGTGATCTTAGTCCATGTTAGCCCCACAAATGTTCTTTATGGTGCTGATTGGGGTTCGTTGCCAATTAAAGAGAATTACAATCTAGATGATCAAAATGAAGAGAATCAGCAAAAGATTGAAGAGGATTTTAATCTGTTTACAAGCACCAAAGCTAATGATATAGCACAGCCTCTTGTTGATGCAAACATACCCTTTAAAATTCATATTGTGAAGGATCATGATATGAAAGAAAGGCTTTGTTTGGAGGTTGAGAGGTTGGGGTTCAGTGCTGTGGTAATGGGGAGTAGAGGGTTTGGTGCTTCAAGGAAGAGTAGTAAAGGGAGGTTAGGGAGTGTTAGTGATTATTGTGTTCATCATTGCGTTTGCCCTGTTATTGTTGTGAGGTTTCCTGATGAGAAAGATGGTGGCGCTGGTGAGGAGTCAGAGAGGGACGGTGGGGCGACGTTGTGTACGGTGATGGAGGAGGAGCAGGAAGAGCACGACATGGATG CGAACAAGAGAGACAAATGA
- the LOC7495284 gene encoding universal stress protein PHOS32 isoform X2: MASSPSPKKNPPTESAVVVQVQPPSPRLHVTTPTTGAQRRIGIAVDLSDESAFAVKWAVQNYLRAGDAVILVHVSPTNVLYGADWGSLPIKENYNLDDQNEENQQKIEEDFNLFTSTKANDIAQPLVDANIPFKIHIVKDHDMKERLCLEVERLGFSAVVMGSRGFGASRKSSKGRLGSVSDYCVHHCVCPVIVVRFPDEKDGGAGEESERDGGATLCTVMEEEQEEHDMDGKQSANKRDK; encoded by the exons ATGGCATCTTCACCATCACCTAAGAAAAACCCACCAACAGAATCCGCCGTGGTGGTTCAAGTCCAACCCCCTTCCCCACGTTTACATGTCACCACTCCAACAACTGGTGCTCAAAGAAGAATAGGAATTGCTGTTGATCTCAGTGATGAAAGTGCTTTTGCTGTCAAATGGGCTGTTCAAAACTACTTACGTGCTGGTGATGCAGTGATCTTAGTCCATGTTAGCCCCACAAATGTTCTTTATGGTGCTGATTGGGGTTCGTTGCCAATTAAAGAGAATTACAATCTAGATGATCAAAATGAAGAGAATCAGCAAAAGATTGAAGAGGATTTTAATCTGTTTACAAGCACCAAAGCTAATGATATAGCACAGCCTCTTGTTGATGCAAACATACCCTTTAAAATTCATATTGTGAAGGATCATGATATGAAAGAAAGGCTTTGTTTGGAGGTTGAGAGGTTGGGGTTCAGTGCTGTGGTAATGGGGAGTAGAGGGTTTGGTGCTTCAAGGAAGAGTAGTAAAGGGAGGTTAGGGAGTGTTAGTGATTATTGTGTTCATCATTGCGTTTGCCCTGTTATTGTTGTGAGGTTTCCTGATGAGAAAGATGGTGGCGCTGGTGAGGAGTCAGAGAGGGACGGTGGGGCGACGTTGTGTACGGTGATGGAGGAGGAGCAGGAAGAGCACGACATGGATGGTAAACAATCAG CGAACAAGAGAGACAAATGA
- the LOC7495284 gene encoding universal stress protein PHOS32 isoform X1: MASSPSPKKNPPTESAVVVQVQPPSPRLHVTTPTTGAQRRIGIAVDLSDESAFAVKWAVQNYLRAGDAVILVHVSPTNVLYGADWGSLPIKENYNLDDQNEENQQKIEEDFNLFTSTKANDIAQPLVDANIPFKIHIVKDHDMKERLCLEVERLGFSAVVMGSRGFGASRKSSKGRLGSVSDYCVHHCVCPVIVVRFPDEKDGGAGEESERDGGATLCTVMEEEQEEHDMDGKQSDMAAAS; this comes from the coding sequence ATGGCATCTTCACCATCACCTAAGAAAAACCCACCAACAGAATCCGCCGTGGTGGTTCAAGTCCAACCCCCTTCCCCACGTTTACATGTCACCACTCCAACAACTGGTGCTCAAAGAAGAATAGGAATTGCTGTTGATCTCAGTGATGAAAGTGCTTTTGCTGTCAAATGGGCTGTTCAAAACTACTTACGTGCTGGTGATGCAGTGATCTTAGTCCATGTTAGCCCCACAAATGTTCTTTATGGTGCTGATTGGGGTTCGTTGCCAATTAAAGAGAATTACAATCTAGATGATCAAAATGAAGAGAATCAGCAAAAGATTGAAGAGGATTTTAATCTGTTTACAAGCACCAAAGCTAATGATATAGCACAGCCTCTTGTTGATGCAAACATACCCTTTAAAATTCATATTGTGAAGGATCATGATATGAAAGAAAGGCTTTGTTTGGAGGTTGAGAGGTTGGGGTTCAGTGCTGTGGTAATGGGGAGTAGAGGGTTTGGTGCTTCAAGGAAGAGTAGTAAAGGGAGGTTAGGGAGTGTTAGTGATTATTGTGTTCATCATTGCGTTTGCCCTGTTATTGTTGTGAGGTTTCCTGATGAGAAAGATGGTGGCGCTGGTGAGGAGTCAGAGAGGGACGGTGGGGCGACGTTGTGTACGGTGATGGAGGAGGAGCAGGAAGAGCACGACATGGATGGTAAACAATCAG
- the LOC7495284 gene encoding universal stress protein PHOS32 isoform X3: protein MASSPSPKKNPPTESAVVVQVQPPSPRLHVTTPTTGAQRRIGIAVDLSDESAFAVKWAVQNYLRAGDAVILVHVSPTNVLYGADWGSLPIKENYNLDDQNEENQQKIEEDFNLFTSTKANDIAQPLVDANIPFKIHIVKDHDMKERLCLEVERLGFSAVVMGSRGFGASRKSSKGRLGSVSDYCVHHCVCPVIVVRFPDEKDGGAGEESERDGGATLCTVMEEEQEEHDMDDMAAAS from the coding sequence ATGGCATCTTCACCATCACCTAAGAAAAACCCACCAACAGAATCCGCCGTGGTGGTTCAAGTCCAACCCCCTTCCCCACGTTTACATGTCACCACTCCAACAACTGGTGCTCAAAGAAGAATAGGAATTGCTGTTGATCTCAGTGATGAAAGTGCTTTTGCTGTCAAATGGGCTGTTCAAAACTACTTACGTGCTGGTGATGCAGTGATCTTAGTCCATGTTAGCCCCACAAATGTTCTTTATGGTGCTGATTGGGGTTCGTTGCCAATTAAAGAGAATTACAATCTAGATGATCAAAATGAAGAGAATCAGCAAAAGATTGAAGAGGATTTTAATCTGTTTACAAGCACCAAAGCTAATGATATAGCACAGCCTCTTGTTGATGCAAACATACCCTTTAAAATTCATATTGTGAAGGATCATGATATGAAAGAAAGGCTTTGTTTGGAGGTTGAGAGGTTGGGGTTCAGTGCTGTGGTAATGGGGAGTAGAGGGTTTGGTGCTTCAAGGAAGAGTAGTAAAGGGAGGTTAGGGAGTGTTAGTGATTATTGTGTTCATCATTGCGTTTGCCCTGTTATTGTTGTGAGGTTTCCTGATGAGAAAGATGGTGGCGCTGGTGAGGAGTCAGAGAGGGACGGTGGGGCGACGTTGTGTACGGTGATGGAGGAGGAGCAGGAAGAGCACGACATGGATG